From a single Labrenzia sp. PHM005 genomic region:
- a CDS encoding helix-turn-helix domain-containing protein, translating to MLSKIAGKWSMLVIDALDGTPKRNGQLMRQIEGISQKMLTQTLKELEEMQIVVRHDMQSVPPHVEYCLTPLGNGLRKRICALDRWVENNMLDLIAEHRSIPLVVTD from the coding sequence TTGCTTTCAAAGATTGCGGGAAAGTGGAGCATGTTGGTGATCGATGCTCTTGATGGCACGCCGAAACGTAACGGCCAGCTGATGAGGCAGATTGAGGGCATCTCGCAAAAAATGCTTACACAAACGCTCAAAGAACTTGAAGAGATGCAAATCGTGGTGCGGCATGACATGCAGTCTGTGCCGCCTCATGTCGAGTATTGCCTGACGCCACTTGGCAATGGTCTGCGCAAACGCATTTGCGCTCTGGATCGCTGGGTAGAAAACAACATGTTGGACCTAATCGCTGAACACCGATCAATCCCCTTGGTTGTCACGGATTGA
- a CDS encoding helix-turn-helix transcriptional regulator: MKDGPDIARIGALIGDPARANILSALMSGKALTATELAVEAGITGQTASSHLKKLMEGGLLTQAKQGRHKYFTLSGPEVGTTLEALMGLAAKKGHLRTRTGPRDPAMRNARVCYDHLAGDMAVRIFDSLQQRGFLQTTTAPGGIGLTAEGESFVTSVGIDLSELKANRRPICRTCLDWSERRNHLAGSLGAAFLTRFKSAGWVRQETNSRTVHISPPGERELKKLFPINT, translated from the coding sequence ATGAAAGATGGACCGGACATTGCCCGTATTGGTGCGCTGATTGGAGATCCCGCCCGCGCCAACATCCTCTCGGCTCTTATGAGCGGTAAGGCACTGACAGCAACGGAACTGGCAGTTGAAGCTGGGATTACCGGACAGACCGCCAGTTCTCATTTAAAGAAACTCATGGAAGGCGGCTTGCTGACCCAGGCCAAACAAGGCCGCCATAAGTATTTCACGCTCTCCGGCCCTGAAGTGGGAACGACACTCGAGGCACTGATGGGATTGGCCGCCAAGAAAGGCCATCTGCGCACGCGGACAGGGCCGCGAGATCCGGCGATGCGCAACGCCCGGGTATGTTACGACCATCTGGCCGGAGATATGGCCGTCAGGATCTTCGATAGCCTTCAACAGCGCGGCTTTCTTCAAACAACAACGGCACCGGGCGGCATCGGCCTGACAGCAGAGGGCGAGAGTTTCGTTACAAGCGTGGGCATCGATCTTAGCGAGTTAAAGGCAAACCGCCGCCCCATCTGCCGGACATGTCTTGATTGGAGTGAGCGGCGCAATCATCTCGCAGGTTCCTTAGGGGCAGCGTTCCTGACGCGGTTCAAGAGTGCCGGCTGGGTTCGGCAGGAAACCAACAGCCGAACAGTTCACATTTCGCCGCCCGGTGAACGGGAGCTCAAAAAGCTTTTTCCGATCAACACCTAA
- a CDS encoding NIPSNAP family protein, which produces MITCFIRYQIDPTKKTQFETYARNWGQAIPRCGADLIGYYAPHEGSTTLAYGVYSIENLAAYEAYRARLSADPLGKENYEFAMREKFILREDRTFLKLASAPHSKLVGFEGENQ; this is translated from the coding sequence ATGATCACCTGTTTCATCCGCTACCAAATCGACCCGACAAAAAAGACGCAATTTGAAACCTATGCCCGCAATTGGGGCCAAGCGATTCCCCGGTGTGGCGCAGATTTGATCGGCTATTACGCGCCGCACGAAGGCTCCACCACATTGGCCTATGGTGTTTATTCCATTGAGAACCTCGCTGCCTATGAGGCTTACCGTGCCCGGCTTTCTGCCGATCCGCTGGGCAAGGAAAACTATGAATTTGCGATGCGGGAAAAATTTATCTTGAGAGAAGACCGGACGTTTTTGAAACTGGCCTCCGCGCCGCACAGCAAGTTGGTAGGGTTTGAGGGAGAGAACCAGTGA
- a CDS encoding carboxymuconolactone decarboxylase family protein translates to MTTETIAPFNLYTIETAPDASKEHLASAKATFGLIPNVEAVMAQAPALLGTYMTGWDLFGETSLSAAEQQIVYQTANFENNCGYCMPWHTILSEKAGLSKTDVEALRNGASLSDRKQEALRLFTRDLVRTNGNIAPASLVAFFADGYDQRSALEVILGLSIKLMSNYTNAIAQTPLDEAASHKKWQKPHLRG, encoded by the coding sequence GTGACAACAGAGACAATTGCGCCTTTCAATCTCTACACAATTGAAACGGCGCCGGACGCTTCCAAAGAACATCTGGCAAGCGCAAAGGCGACTTTTGGCTTGATCCCGAATGTCGAAGCCGTGATGGCGCAGGCACCGGCCTTATTAGGAACGTATATGACCGGATGGGATCTATTCGGTGAGACCAGTTTGAGCGCAGCTGAACAGCAGATCGTTTATCAAACCGCCAATTTCGAGAACAACTGCGGCTACTGCATGCCCTGGCATACGATCCTTTCGGAGAAGGCGGGCCTGTCGAAAACGGATGTGGAAGCGCTGAGAAACGGTGCCAGTCTTTCGGATAGGAAACAGGAAGCCTTACGTCTGTTTACACGCGATCTGGTCAGAACCAATGGGAACATTGCGCCTGCGTCTTTGGTAGCGTTCTTTGCCGATGGGTACGATCAACGCAGCGCGCTTGAGGTAATCCTGGGCCTATCGATCAAGTTGATGAGCAACTACACAAACGCAATTGCGCAAACGCCGTTGGACGAAGCAGCTAGCCACAAGAAATGGCAGAAGCCGCATCTGAGGGGTTAG
- a CDS encoding antibiotic biosynthesis monooxygenase produces the protein MIAVIFEVSPHEDKKQNYLDVAAEMRPLVEEIDGFLSVERFQSLTNPEKLLSLSFFRDETALNEWRQLTQHRKAQAAGRNSYFKDYRLRVCTVLRDYGMEDREQAPADSRALHDQGE, from the coding sequence GTGATTGCCGTGATATTTGAAGTCAGCCCGCATGAGGACAAGAAACAGAATTATCTCGATGTGGCCGCTGAGATGCGGCCATTGGTCGAGGAGATCGATGGATTTTTGTCAGTCGAGCGCTTTCAGAGCCTGACCAACCCGGAAAAGCTTCTGTCCTTGTCGTTTTTCCGTGATGAAACAGCTCTCAACGAATGGCGTCAGCTCACGCAGCACCGCAAGGCTCAAGCCGCGGGCCGCAACAGCTATTTTAAGGACTACCGCCTGCGGGTCTGCACCGTTCTGCGGGACTATGGCATGGAGGATCGGGAGCAGGCACCGGCCGACAGCCGCGCCCTTCATGATCAGGGGGAATGA